A window of the Actinobacillus genomosp. 1 genome harbors these coding sequences:
- a CDS encoding glycosyltransferase family 2 protein: protein MFSIIVPSYNRNQEIPTLLDSLTKQMLQNFEVIIVDDFSQQPVTVAHRYPFEVKVIRNNPNKGAAGSRNVGAEHASYEWLLFLDDDDRFADQKCAVLAQEIAQHPQANFVYHPAECVMVNEGFSYITKPLPPEKLNLDAILLANKIGGMPMLGIKKSFFFELGGLATDLKSLEDYEFVLKVVSSPNFAPLFIDQPLSICGFHTKRSSVSTNTANTELALQAIRQKYVKTETQAANFEMNSLYILSYPYAMNLSRQAASYYLQMFKRSHSLKHLIIAMVTFISPKLAINMKRFI, encoded by the coding sequence ATGTTTAGTATTATTGTGCCTTCCTACAATCGTAATCAAGAAATTCCAACATTATTGGATAGCTTGACTAAACAAATGCTACAAAATTTTGAAGTCATTATCGTTGATGATTTTTCTCAACAACCTGTTACGGTAGCGCATAGGTATCCTTTCGAAGTAAAAGTAATCCGTAATAATCCGAATAAAGGGGCTGCAGGCAGTCGCAATGTCGGTGCGGAACACGCAAGTTATGAATGGTTACTGTTCCTTGACGACGACGACCGTTTTGCCGATCAAAAATGTGCAGTACTTGCGCAGGAGATTGCTCAACACCCGCAAGCAAATTTTGTTTATCATCCGGCGGAATGTGTGATGGTTAATGAAGGATTTAGCTATATTACCAAACCGCTTCCTCCGGAAAAATTGAATTTAGATGCGATATTACTAGCTAATAAGATTGGTGGAATGCCGATGTTGGGTATTAAAAAATCATTCTTTTTTGAATTGGGCGGTTTAGCGACCGATTTAAAATCGTTGGAAGATTATGAATTTGTACTGAAAGTGGTATCCAGCCCGAATTTTGCACCGCTATTTATTGATCAACCGCTTAGCATTTGCGGTTTTCATACCAAACGTTCGAGCGTTTCGACCAATACCGCCAATACGGAGTTAGCGTTGCAAGCGATTCGCCAAAAATATGTGAAAACGGAAACGCAAGCGGCAAATTTTGAAATGAACTCGCTGTATATTTTATCTTACCCTTATGCGATGAATCTTTCTCGCCAAGCGGCAAGTTATTATTTGCAAATGTTCA